From Roseibium alexandrii DFL-11, the proteins below share one genomic window:
- a CDS encoding GNAT family N-acetyltransferase → MSADIRIETADAADAEGLAALRVEAMRPSLEAAGRFDPVRARDRFLSTFCAADTKIIRLEGSVVGFFVVRRNTDHIYLDHLYVTSACQGRGIGRSIVDDVQAEARFAGLPVRLMALNGSPANSFYQACGFEAVLKDALDTHYEWVPLRKHLS, encoded by the coding sequence GTGAGCGCTGACATTCGAATAGAGACTGCTGATGCAGCGGATGCAGAGGGACTGGCCGCACTTCGGGTTGAGGCCATGCGCCCGAGCCTGGAGGCTGCCGGGCGGTTCGATCCCGTGCGCGCCAGAGACCGGTTCCTGAGCACCTTTTGTGCTGCAGATACCAAGATAATCCGTTTAGAAGGTTCGGTGGTTGGATTTTTTGTTGTTCGACGAAACACCGATCACATCTACCTCGATCATCTTTATGTCACTTCAGCCTGTCAGGGCCGGGGGATCGGGCGTTCAATCGTCGACGACGTGCAGGCCGAAGCGCGCTTTGCCGGATTGCCGGTCCGGTTGATGGCCTTGAACGGAAGTCCAGCCAATTCCTTCTACCAGGCGTGTGGCTTTGAAGCAGTTTTGAAGGATGCGCTGGACACCCATTACGAATGGGTTCCTTTACGAAAACATCTGTCTTGA
- a CDS encoding NAD(P)-dependent oxidoreductase encodes MANILVIGASRGIGKAVCLAAAEKGHAVRAMSRSGATPMGKTGAVEAIQGNALDRGDIDRALDGVDTVVLALGVPASLDMITGPVTLFSKATQVLLPAMESANIDRLIAVTGFGAGDSRSAINPLQRLPFKALLGRAYADKTTQEAMISESGLDYLIVRPGVLTNQPRSGRYKVLEDPKKWRNGVIARADVADFIAGRLTDETLGCKKPVLIRWPL; translated from the coding sequence ATGGCGAACATATTGGTGATTGGCGCCAGCCGGGGCATTGGCAAAGCAGTCTGTTTGGCAGCTGCGGAGAAAGGTCATGCGGTGCGCGCAATGTCTCGCAGCGGGGCAACACCGATGGGGAAAACCGGCGCGGTTGAAGCAATCCAAGGCAATGCATTGGATCGCGGCGACATCGATCGTGCGCTTGATGGTGTCGACACAGTCGTCTTGGCTTTGGGCGTTCCTGCTTCCCTGGACATGATCACAGGCCCTGTAACCTTGTTTTCAAAGGCCACCCAGGTGCTTCTTCCGGCGATGGAGAGTGCCAACATCGACCGTCTCATAGCCGTGACGGGATTTGGGGCCGGTGATAGCCGCTCAGCCATCAATCCGCTGCAACGCCTCCCGTTCAAGGCGCTTCTCGGACGCGCATATGCAGATAAAACCACCCAGGAAGCGATGATCTCGGAAAGCGGGCTTGATTATTTGATTGTTCGGCCGGGCGTTCTGACAAATCAACCCAGATCCGGGCGGTACAAGGTTCTGGAAGACCCGAAAAAATGGCGCAACGGCGTCATTGCACGCGCCGACGTTGCCGATTTCATCGCGGGCCGGCTGACAGATGAAACGCTTGGATGCAAAAAACCGGTCCTGATCCGCTGGCCCTTGTGA
- a CDS encoding DUF3750 domain-containing protein, with protein sequence MRRLLIWSACFVLFNLALGLTAYLSGDRSPDTHWSTANREPIGIAPNPRTEQQAIVQVYAARAFSWRGYFGVHSWISVKPANADHFTTYEVTGWRVRYGGNAVRASRRAPDSRWFGSEPELLAELRGEPASEAIVRLQTAIDAYEFNSIYTVWPGPNSNTFVAHLGRMLPELRLDLPPTAVGKDYLASGLWAPAPSGTGYQLSLMGLFGVLVAWEEGLELNILGLTYGIDLNDLSLKLPMIGRIGFSSGNTPSA encoded by the coding sequence ATGCGTCGACTCTTGATCTGGAGTGCCTGTTTTGTCCTGTTCAATCTGGCTCTGGGGCTGACGGCCTATCTGTCGGGCGACCGGTCACCGGACACCCACTGGAGCACTGCCAACCGGGAGCCCATCGGCATTGCGCCAAATCCAAGGACGGAACAGCAAGCGATCGTTCAGGTTTACGCGGCGCGCGCGTTCAGCTGGCGCGGCTATTTTGGTGTCCACAGCTGGATATCTGTGAAACCGGCGAACGCGGATCATTTTACCACTTATGAAGTCACGGGGTGGCGGGTCCGCTACGGCGGCAACGCCGTCCGGGCCTCCCGGCGCGCACCGGACAGCCGCTGGTTTGGCTCCGAACCAGAGCTTCTGGCAGAACTGCGCGGCGAACCGGCAAGCGAGGCGATTGTACGCCTGCAAACTGCCATTGACGCTTACGAATTCAACAGCATCTACACAGTCTGGCCCGGCCCCAACTCGAATACATTTGTCGCCCATCTTGGCAGAATGCTCCCTGAATTGCGGCTGGACCTGCCCCCTACCGCTGTTGGCAAGGACTACCTGGCCTCCGGTTTGTGGGCCCCAGCACCGAGCGGGACTGGATATCAACTGTCCTTGATGGGGCTCTTTGGGGTTTTGGTTGCCTGGGAAGAAGGATTGGAGCTGAATATTCTGGGCCTCACCTACGGCATTGATCTCAATGATCTTTCTCTGAAATTGCCAATGATCGGGCGGATCGGATTTTCATCCGGAAATACGCCTTCGGCCTGA
- a CDS encoding SUMF1/EgtB/PvdO family nonheme iron enzyme produces the protein MQTLKCLFLMLAFAGNAKAEEMVSIGSFGIDRTEVTIGAFREFIDATNTTTSAEIAGGGEVYESGWVQKPGWNWRTPFGLPALDTEPAVHVTYDEASAYCAWREKRLPTDAEWVEAAYTEHRISPPAPFEPGVTYPYPTGKIPEGANCLQGCGASPAIDVSAVLRRGTGHAPAGTTRPGANGLYDMGANVWEWTDNGAGGQKTTRGGSWWYGPQQMHRDHIATKPAGTAVVYIGFRCARSL, from the coding sequence ATGCAAACTTTGAAGTGTCTGTTTCTTATGCTCGCTTTCGCTGGCAACGCGAAGGCTGAAGAGATGGTCAGTATCGGCAGCTTTGGAATAGATAGGACTGAGGTCACGATCGGCGCGTTCCGCGAGTTCATTGATGCCACAAACACAACAACGTCGGCGGAAATCGCGGGCGGCGGAGAAGTGTATGAATCCGGCTGGGTTCAAAAACCTGGCTGGAACTGGCGAACGCCCTTCGGCCTTCCCGCGTTGGACACGGAGCCCGCCGTGCACGTGACCTACGATGAAGCATCAGCCTATTGCGCCTGGCGCGAAAAACGTCTTCCAACTGATGCGGAGTGGGTCGAAGCCGCTTACACGGAGCATCGGATCTCACCGCCCGCGCCCTTCGAACCGGGCGTGACATACCCCTACCCAACCGGAAAGATCCCGGAGGGCGCCAACTGCCTGCAGGGTTGCGGCGCCTCACCGGCTATTGACGTCAGTGCTGTCTTGCGCCGTGGCACCGGCCATGCTCCAGCTGGAACAACACGGCCCGGTGCCAACGGTCTCTACGATATGGGTGCAAACGTCTGGGAGTGGACCGACAATGGCGCGGGCGGTCAAAAAACAACGCGCGGCGGCTCTTGGTGGTATGGGCCGCAGCAAATGCATAGGGATCACATCGCAACAAAACCGGCAGGCACAGCGGTGGTCTATATCGGCTTTCGCTGTGCCCGGTCTTTGTAG
- a CDS encoding dienelactone hydrolase family protein: MRFTIPLLAAMMLTGPALAEDVAYDVSGEAFTGYFAKAEDPKGLVLIVHDWDGMTDYERKRADMLADMGYNAFALDMFGNDTPTETVDHRRAATGALYQDRDRMRSLIQAGVDQAKQLAGNTQMVVMGYCFGGAVALEMARSDMSGMATGYASFHGGLSTPEGQSWTGDEPPLLVLHGGADTSITLDDVATLAKELETAGTPYAIEVYSGAPHAFTVFGSNRYQERADTASWDAFSTFLSEQL; encoded by the coding sequence ATGCGTTTCACGATACCGCTCTTGGCTGCGATGATGCTGACCGGCCCGGCCCTAGCCGAAGACGTTGCCTATGACGTCTCCGGAGAAGCCTTCACCGGATATTTTGCCAAGGCTGAAGACCCAAAAGGCCTTGTTCTGATCGTTCATGACTGGGACGGCATGACCGATTACGAACGCAAACGGGCGGATATGCTTGCGGACATGGGTTACAACGCCTTCGCCCTTGATATGTTCGGCAATGACACACCAACCGAAACAGTTGACCATCGCAGGGCTGCAACCGGAGCCCTTTATCAGGACCGCGATCGCATGAGGTCCCTGATCCAAGCAGGTGTTGATCAGGCGAAACAACTGGCGGGTAACACCCAAATGGTGGTTATGGGGTACTGCTTTGGTGGTGCGGTCGCCCTTGAAATGGCCCGCAGCGACATGTCCGGCATGGCGACCGGCTATGCCAGCTTCCATGGCGGACTGTCCACACCAGAGGGTCAATCCTGGACCGGCGATGAACCACCGCTTTTGGTTTTGCACGGTGGCGCCGACACATCAATCACGCTGGATGATGTTGCAACGCTCGCCAAAGAGCTAGAAACCGCCGGCACGCCTTACGCCATAGAAGTATACTCTGGCGCGCCCCATGCCTTCACAGTCTTCGGCTCGAACCGTTACCAGGAACGGGCTGACACCGCGAGCTGGGATGCCTTCTCGACCTTCTTGAGTGAACAGCTCTAA
- a CDS encoding hemerythrin domain-containing protein — protein sequence MDEKLSLNYRTALPDALRVLLEDYPRTGWTQDAGYNGLIQFWLERHMMFRDLLARLNSLCEHRLGKEIAPEIFASNLAQYGSLLVSELHGHHTIEDHHYFPVLVSKDHRLAQGFELLDSDHHLLDAHLQGFVDQAKTVLSQRAEHTNPIAAFHETVERLSDKLDRHLIDEEELVVPVLLKYGALGL from the coding sequence ATGGACGAAAAGCTCTCACTGAACTATCGAACCGCGCTTCCAGATGCCTTGCGCGTGCTTTTGGAGGACTATCCACGCACCGGATGGACGCAAGATGCTGGCTACAACGGTCTGATCCAGTTCTGGCTCGAACGGCACATGATGTTCCGGGATCTTCTTGCGCGCCTGAATTCCTTGTGTGAGCATCGGCTTGGTAAAGAGATCGCGCCAGAGATTTTCGCGTCAAACCTCGCTCAATACGGATCCTTGCTGGTTTCTGAGTTGCATGGGCACCATACGATCGAAGATCATCACTATTTTCCGGTGCTTGTGTCTAAAGACCATCGGCTCGCTCAAGGGTTTGAGTTACTGGACTCAGATCACCACTTGCTGGACGCCCATCTGCAGGGGTTTGTAGATCAGGCCAAAACCGTCTTGTCGCAGAGGGCCGAACATACAAACCCTATCGCTGCTTTTCATGAAACAGTCGAGCGACTTTCCGATAAGCTTGATCGCCACCTGATAGATGAGGAAGAGCTGGTTGTGCCGGTGCTGCTGAAGTACGGCGCGCTCGGTTTATAA
- a CDS encoding TIGR03643 family protein: MRRKKLTEPSELSEEHASEVIEMALSDHVSFAEIELEYGLYEPQVKALMRDRLKPSSYRAWRKRVRKFSDRRAHYK, from the coding sequence ATGCGACGCAAAAAGCTGACGGAACCGTCCGAGCTGTCTGAGGAGCATGCCAGTGAGGTGATCGAGATGGCCCTTTCCGATCACGTCAGTTTTGCCGAGATTGAACTGGAATACGGGCTTTACGAACCACAGGTCAAGGCGCTGATGCGGGATCGCTTGAAACCCTCCAGCTACCGGGCCTGGCGCAAACGGGTCCGCAAGTTCTCCGACCGGCGCGCGCATTACAAATGA
- a CDS encoding SOUL family heme-binding protein yields MVRANHDRATLQQPVHELLQEHSQFEIRHYPAAGAVRIIESNGRSAATRNGFNALYSYITGNNEDRHHYDMTAPVLQRACSTNRGSQHLGDKGDLMGGDWEMFFFLPDGVDAASAAEPVNTRIEATTLGERKVAVRSFSGRWSDQNFADEAMHLLASLTENGFTTTGPVSFAFYDAPSILPAKRYNEVQIEVE; encoded by the coding sequence ATGGTGCGCGCAAATCACGACCGGGCAACGCTTCAGCAGCCCGTCCATGAGCTTTTGCAGGAACACAGCCAGTTCGAGATCCGGCACTACCCGGCAGCAGGTGCCGTCCGGATCATAGAAAGCAACGGCCGGAGCGCCGCAACCCGAAACGGGTTCAACGCTCTTTACAGCTACATCACCGGAAACAACGAAGACCGGCATCACTACGACATGACCGCGCCGGTTCTGCAGCGGGCGTGTAGTACAAATCGCGGTTCTCAGCACTTAGGCGATAAAGGCGATCTGATGGGTGGTGACTGGGAGATGTTTTTCTTTCTGCCTGACGGTGTCGACGCGGCTTCCGCAGCAGAGCCGGTCAATACACGCATTGAAGCGACGACGCTTGGCGAACGAAAGGTGGCGGTCCGCAGCTTCTCCGGCCGGTGGTCGGATCAAAATTTCGCGGATGAGGCGATGCACTTGCTCGCCAGTCTGACAGAGAACGGTTTTACAACCACCGGCCCGGTCTCCTTCGCATTTTACGATGCACCGTCCATCCTCCCGGCTAAGAGGTATAACGAGGTTCAAATTGAGGTCGAGTAA
- a CDS encoding zinc-dependent alcohol dehydrogenase family protein: protein MKAMVLRTYGEAAEFDAVQLPEPEVKSGQVLVRIGATSVNTVDTMIKQMGTDLPLSPELPALLGMDFAGTVEAVGEGVDRFAPGDEVYGCAGGLADLPGALAELMAVDARLIAKKPQSLTMREAAALPLVGITAFEGLTRAGVKAGQKVLVHGGAGGVGHVAVQLAKHFGAEVYATGSKDQQLSVINGYGATAINYTSEPVADYVARYTDGRGFDVVFDSVGGANMANSFEAASLNANVASTVALVELDLSVAHFKGLSLHVVFMLIPMLHDFKRSEHGVILTKLAEIVDAGELKPLLDATSFGHTEVGAAYDRLTSGQAIGKVVVEL, encoded by the coding sequence ATGAAAGCGATGGTCTTAAGGACATATGGTGAGGCTGCAGAATTTGATGCTGTCCAATTGCCGGAACCTGAGGTGAAGTCCGGACAAGTGCTCGTGCGCATTGGCGCGACCAGCGTCAACACTGTTGATACAATGATAAAACAGATGGGAACCGACCTTCCGCTGTCTCCAGAGTTGCCAGCCCTCTTGGGAATGGACTTTGCCGGCACGGTTGAGGCCGTGGGAGAAGGCGTTGACCGATTTGCTCCGGGCGATGAGGTTTACGGCTGTGCTGGCGGACTGGCCGATCTGCCGGGCGCATTGGCGGAGCTGATGGCAGTTGATGCGCGGCTAATTGCCAAGAAACCGCAGTCGTTGACCATGCGCGAGGCAGCAGCACTCCCGCTTGTTGGTATCACCGCGTTTGAGGGTCTCACCCGCGCGGGCGTTAAAGCGGGCCAAAAGGTCCTGGTTCATGGTGGCGCTGGAGGAGTTGGACATGTCGCAGTGCAGCTTGCCAAACATTTTGGGGCCGAGGTTTACGCGACCGGCTCGAAAGACCAGCAGCTGTCTGTGATCAACGGATACGGGGCGACAGCGATCAACTACACTTCCGAGCCGGTCGCCGACTATGTGGCGAGATACACGGATGGCCGGGGTTTTGATGTAGTCTTTGACTCCGTCGGCGGCGCCAATATGGCAAACTCATTCGAGGCAGCTTCGCTGAACGCGAATGTCGCGTCTACGGTGGCGTTGGTCGAGCTGGACTTGAGCGTCGCCCACTTCAAGGGCCTGTCCCTTCATGTGGTCTTTATGCTGATCCCCATGCTGCATGATTTCAAGCGCTCAGAGCACGGCGTCATTCTCACCAAGCTTGCCGAAATCGTTGATGCTGGGGAGCTGAAACCGCTTTTGGATGCAACGAGTTTTGGCCATACAGAAGTTGGAGCGGCCTATGACCGGCTGACAAGCGGGCAGGCGATCGGCAAGGTCGTCGTGGAGCTTTAG
- a CDS encoding PAS sensor domain-containing protein — protein MVTSLTDDQLRSLLETEEQDMSVVFSDPNVPDNPMIFVSDEFERQTGYTSAEAVGRNCRFLQGPETNPFAIEAIRQGLKAQTRFTIDILNYRKDGMPFMNRLRIRPIIDGDGRLIFFAGAQNPV, from the coding sequence ATGGTCACCTCTCTAACTGACGATCAGCTGAGATCTCTTTTGGAAACAGAAGAACAGGATATGAGCGTCGTATTTTCCGATCCGAATGTCCCTGACAATCCGATGATCTTTGTCAGTGATGAATTCGAACGCCAGACCGGATACACATCGGCCGAAGCCGTTGGACGCAACTGTCGATTCCTTCAAGGTCCCGAAACCAACCCGTTCGCGATCGAAGCAATCCGGCAAGGTTTGAAGGCGCAAACGCGCTTTACAATCGATATTCTGAATTATCGAAAAGACGGAATGCCCTTTATGAACCGGTTGCGCATCAGGCCAATCATCGATGGCGATGGACGGCTTATTTTCTTCGCTGGTGCGCAAAACCCGGTGTAG
- a CDS encoding DUF2237 family protein — MAKNILGDLLESCCTDPMTGYLRDGFCATHDQDRGSHVICAVVTEAFLSFTKARGNDLKTPIPASGFPGLKPGDGWCLCALRWKEAHEAGAAPKVKARATHESALNFVSKDVLLAYRID; from the coding sequence ATGGCAAAAAACATTCTTGGCGATCTTCTTGAGAGTTGTTGTACCGACCCGATGACCGGATATCTCAGGGATGGGTTTTGTGCCACGCATGATCAAGACCGCGGGAGCCATGTTATCTGCGCTGTGGTGACGGAGGCATTTTTATCTTTCACAAAGGCACGCGGGAACGATCTAAAAACGCCCATTCCAGCCTCCGGTTTTCCTGGGCTCAAGCCGGGAGATGGCTGGTGTTTATGCGCCCTGCGCTGGAAGGAGGCGCATGAAGCGGGGGCGGCTCCAAAAGTTAAAGCCCGTGCAACTCATGAAAGTGCTCTTAACTTCGTGTCCAAGGATGTGTTGCTTGCCTATCGGATTGATTGA
- a CDS encoding DUF1499 domain-containing protein encodes MNVLQLGFGSSWFWGLVALVVVLCGVGAVLFFRFVPVTRADVPAVTTRFAAGDTELAGGFYAVRRLEAVDLSALERQIAQTARSRRVSGSLDDLPLVFVHRSLVWGFPDVTQVWVEGDFVHIYSHLVYGGSDLGVNRDRMVGWFEALGI; translated from the coding sequence ATGAACGTCTTGCAACTCGGTTTCGGCAGTTCATGGTTCTGGGGACTGGTCGCTCTGGTTGTGGTGTTGTGCGGAGTGGGGGCGGTCCTGTTTTTCCGCTTTGTGCCCGTAACCAGGGCGGATGTTCCTGCGGTGACAACGCGGTTCGCCGCTGGTGATACGGAACTTGCTGGCGGTTTTTATGCTGTCCGCCGGCTCGAGGCCGTAGACCTCTCTGCACTGGAACGGCAGATTGCTCAGACCGCCCGCTCACGCCGCGTGTCAGGCTCGTTAGATGATTTGCCGCTCGTATTCGTCCATCGTTCATTGGTTTGGGGTTTCCCGGATGTCACCCAGGTCTGGGTGGAAGGCGATTTCGTCCACATCTACTCGCACCTTGTCTACGGCGGCTCTGATCTAGGTGTGAACCGGGACCGGATGGTTGGCTGGTTCGAAGCTCTTGGCATTTAG
- a CDS encoding EAL domain-containing protein has translation MKQPVQFDENSRFEAPEYDLLRAAYENLPQPAWVFDRAGRYIFQNKLDREAFGNLIGKRADETRMPKEQVELWASMHKNVLAGETVHCMTETETRHGRIMSETTLVPLVIGGRIVGGIGIATDKTALVAAERQKAAAQARLETLLALSSDWLWEADAEHRLTRIQGDDGFMVKQFPDWTGSKLWEIIEDKAGLDGSPAKFHEVLTNQQAIEGFICELRGRDGSASHFEVHGEPRYDPRGKFLGHWGVARDVTRREALTRRLKFADQIINATRTPVIVGDAEGAIEWVNPAFEELTGYSLKEVAGRKPGHFLRCDETDPETSARLTAAISAGEPVRETILNQSKAGQKYWLDMEIRPLRNDAGVLTGYMAIESDVTALVESRQRLQAIVDNVTAGVVLHDQNGDIIAANPEACRLLHMSEAQMRGQEIMDPTWGTIFPDGRPMGGDEMPSTVVLRTGEPVINQIVGVKRPDGGVQWLRVNARPTRSSPTGEQEVVASFVDITAEENHKRELEEARTLLRDVIETIPDAVVAFDSHDHLIMCNHAYRSNYADTAPAIEDGVTFREMLIHGLDIGLYADAGDTPEQQERWLNRRLESYRNPKSILVEKLTDGRWVQIRERVSDGGVSVGVRTDVTSLKRAEEEIRRIADTDSLTGASNRNVMIRELSKIAESAKAASESALFGIVDLDQFKSVNDTLGHDAGDLLLQETVARLERFVDRAGGGTVARLGGDEFAFIVPGLGGLDGGLSDMPDLHSALCQPVQLGSRTIPSTVSMGLARVPADGDTATEIFKSADLALYQAKASGRNGWRCYDALYRRSLERRQDLAQGLKEAIANDQITVAYQPQVEAATGRLVGFEALARWAHIGTPVSPAEFVAIAEDAGLGVPLGCAVIKAACRDFANLINEGFDPGRLAINLSTSQLCDPEFPDRVARQLDNLKVLQGRLEFEITENVLLDQRFEEIHRNLVRLHEFGVLISLDDFGTGYGSLKHLWRLPINKVKIDKSFVENLDTSESAATIVRTTIVLAKSLGMGVVAEGVETRAQRNFLIDAGCSDIQGFLISKPDKLVNAYQAALDAEQDDRPESSWSI, from the coding sequence ATGAAGCAACCTGTTCAGTTTGATGAGAACTCCCGCTTTGAAGCTCCGGAATACGATCTCCTGCGTGCCGCTTACGAAAACCTGCCGCAACCCGCTTGGGTGTTTGACAGAGCAGGCAGGTATATTTTTCAAAACAAGCTCGACCGGGAAGCCTTCGGAAACCTGATCGGTAAACGGGCCGACGAGACGCGCATGCCCAAGGAGCAAGTCGAACTCTGGGCTTCGATGCACAAAAACGTCTTGGCGGGGGAAACGGTCCATTGCATGACCGAAACGGAGACCCGTCACGGCCGCATTATGTCTGAGACGACTCTTGTGCCGCTTGTGATAGGCGGCCGCATCGTCGGTGGGATTGGTATCGCGACGGATAAGACTGCACTTGTGGCGGCAGAACGGCAAAAAGCTGCAGCACAAGCGCGGCTCGAAACTCTTTTGGCTCTATCGTCAGATTGGTTGTGGGAGGCGGATGCCGAACATCGGCTGACGCGCATCCAGGGCGATGATGGCTTCATGGTCAAACAGTTTCCTGATTGGACTGGCAGCAAGCTCTGGGAAATCATCGAGGACAAAGCGGGCCTCGACGGGAGCCCAGCCAAATTCCACGAAGTCTTGACCAACCAACAAGCCATCGAGGGCTTTATCTGCGAGCTCCGAGGGCGCGATGGATCTGCGTCCCATTTTGAGGTCCACGGCGAGCCCCGTTATGATCCAAGAGGCAAGTTTCTTGGCCATTGGGGAGTTGCGCGCGATGTAACTCGCCGGGAAGCTTTGACACGACGCCTCAAGTTTGCTGATCAAATTATCAATGCGACGAGAACACCAGTAATCGTTGGGGATGCAGAAGGTGCCATCGAATGGGTAAACCCGGCTTTCGAAGAGTTAACTGGATACTCCTTGAAAGAAGTCGCAGGCCGTAAGCCAGGCCACTTCCTGCGATGTGACGAAACGGACCCCGAAACCTCCGCCCGCCTGACAGCCGCTATCAGTGCCGGTGAACCTGTACGTGAAACCATACTTAATCAGTCAAAAGCCGGTCAAAAGTATTGGCTGGATATGGAAATTCGTCCGCTGAGAAATGATGCAGGCGTTTTGACCGGGTATATGGCGATAGAGTCCGATGTTACTGCATTGGTTGAGAGTCGGCAGAGACTTCAGGCGATCGTCGACAACGTCACGGCCGGTGTGGTTCTTCATGATCAGAACGGCGACATTATTGCAGCCAATCCAGAGGCCTGCCGTCTTTTGCACATGAGCGAAGCCCAAATGCGTGGGCAGGAAATCATGGACCCGACTTGGGGCACGATATTTCCTGATGGCCGTCCAATGGGCGGAGACGAGATGCCGTCGACCGTTGTGCTGCGCACTGGCGAGCCGGTCATCAACCAGATCGTTGGGGTTAAGCGTCCCGATGGTGGCGTGCAGTGGCTGCGGGTGAATGCGCGACCGACAAGATCTTCGCCGACGGGAGAACAAGAAGTGGTGGCCAGTTTTGTGGACATCACAGCTGAGGAAAACCACAAGCGCGAGCTTGAAGAGGCCAGGACGCTCCTGAGGGATGTGATTGAAACAATTCCTGACGCTGTCGTTGCATTTGATAGCCACGACCATTTGATCATGTGCAATCACGCCTACCGATCAAATTACGCCGATACCGCTCCTGCCATAGAGGACGGGGTTACTTTCCGCGAGATGTTAATTCATGGCCTCGACATAGGCCTTTATGCAGATGCCGGAGATACTCCAGAACAACAGGAACGCTGGTTAAATCGGCGATTGGAATCATATCGAAATCCCAAGTCTATCTTGGTGGAAAAACTCACCGATGGTCGATGGGTTCAAATTCGCGAACGGGTATCAGATGGCGGTGTCAGTGTCGGAGTGCGAACGGATGTGACATCGCTGAAACGGGCGGAAGAGGAGATCCGGCGCATCGCCGATACGGATTCGCTGACGGGCGCTTCCAATCGGAACGTCATGATCCGGGAGCTTTCCAAAATAGCGGAAAGTGCAAAGGCGGCATCGGAGAGCGCGCTGTTCGGTATCGTGGACTTGGATCAGTTCAAATCCGTCAACGATACATTGGGGCATGATGCCGGCGACCTGTTGCTGCAGGAAACCGTTGCCCGTCTGGAACGGTTTGTCGACCGGGCCGGTGGCGGCACGGTCGCACGTCTTGGAGGCGATGAGTTTGCATTTATCGTTCCGGGCCTTGGTGGTCTTGATGGCGGACTCTCCGATATGCCCGACCTACATTCCGCGCTGTGCCAGCCGGTCCAACTTGGGTCGCGAACAATTCCTTCAACGGTTTCAATGGGTTTGGCACGCGTGCCGGCTGATGGCGATACAGCAACGGAAATCTTCAAGAGTGCAGACTTGGCGCTTTATCAGGCCAAAGCGTCCGGTCGGAACGGATGGCGATGTTACGACGCGCTTTACAGGCGTAGCCTTGAGCGGCGCCAAGACCTTGCGCAAGGGTTGAAGGAAGCAATCGCGAACGATCAGATCACTGTTGCCTACCAGCCTCAGGTTGAGGCGGCAACAGGCCGTTTGGTTGGTTTCGAAGCGTTGGCGCGCTGGGCGCACATTGGAACTCCTGTATCGCCCGCCGAGTTCGTGGCCATCGCTGAGGATGCGGGGCTCGGTGTTCCCTTGGGCTGCGCCGTGATCAAGGCGGCGTGCCGTGACTTTGCAAATCTGATCAACGAGGGATTTGATCCTGGCCGTTTGGCTATCAATCTATCGACTTCTCAGTTGTGCGACCCGGAGTTTCCGGATCGCGTTGCGCGCCAGTTGGACAATCTGAAGGTGCTGCAGGGGCGGCTTGAGTTTGAAATTACCGAAAACGTGCTTTTGGATCAGCGTTTCGAGGAAATTCATCGAAATCTGGTTCGGTTGCATGAGTTTGGTGTGCTGATCTCGCTCGATGATTTCGGCACTGGCTATGGATCTCTCAAACACCTTTGGCGGTTGCCGATCAATAAGGTGAAAATCGACAAGTCCTTCGTCGAGAACCTTGATACGAGCGAAAGCGCGGCCACAATCGTCCGAACCACCATTGTCCTGGCAAAGAGCCTTGGTATGGGCGTTGTTGCTGAAGGCGTCGAAACCCGGGCACAGCGAAATTTCCTGATTGACGCCGGGTGTTCGGATATCCAGGGTTTTCTGATCAGCAAGCCGGATAAACTGGTCAATGCGTACCAGGCTGCGCTGGATGCTGAACAGGATGACCGTCCGGAAAGCTCCTGGAGCATTTAG
- a CDS encoding YARHG domain-containing protein, whose amino-acid sequence MAKYTCGRLFSVPISRKRVRIALVALLLWPPGVQSQEFTPNESSLGSLTCQQLWYLEQEVLAKARVCLKSQRAQNAFKRAKPCISDEERILPAKVRDYLSAVRETASLKKCS is encoded by the coding sequence ATGGCAAAATACACCTGCGGACGATTGTTTTCAGTGCCCATATCCCGGAAGCGGGTCCGTATTGCGCTGGTCGCGCTTCTATTGTGGCCGCCGGGTGTCCAATCGCAAGAGTTTACGCCAAACGAGTCTTCGCTTGGCTCCTTAACCTGCCAGCAGCTTTGGTATCTGGAGCAGGAAGTTCTGGCTAAAGCCCGTGTGTGCTTGAAGAGCCAGCGTGCACAGAATGCGTTCAAACGAGCCAAGCCATGTATTTCCGATGAGGAAAGAATTTTGCCGGCGAAGGTGAGGGACTATCTCTCAGCGGTGCGAGAAACGGCATCTTTGAAGAAGTGCTCCTGA